The Tripterygium wilfordii isolate XIE 37 chromosome 5, ASM1340144v1, whole genome shotgun sequence DNA segment AGTGAAGAAATGATCTATGGTTTTACTTGACGACAAAGCCTCCTTATATAGTGGAATGTGGTTCGTAACGCTCAACATAAGGATATTGAGAATTGATTGGGTTCAGAGTATCTTTAGGCGTGTGTCAAAGTAAATCCATTGAATTTGGTCTTTTTCGAGACAAAGGGTAATTGTTTCATATCTGTTGTCATAAATGACATGTGTCTCGAGAAGATTACGAAGTGATTGATAGGACGTGGCTTTAAAGGGTATTGATCAAGTCAACCAATGACGTTTGATTACGTCAGGTGTAGGCGTATACATGGTATGGTTGAAGTAGAGGTTGTGGTACGACTATTTTGACAGGAGGGGTGATGCAAATTGGGAATTGGAAAGATAGACAAGAAAGAACAATAAGAACACACAGTATAGAGAATCACTTCTAAGATTTTCTTAGTTCAAGGAATCACTCCTTACAGTACTGTTTTTCAATATTAGACAAgataattgaaaagaaaatgaacaaagCATTTGAATAGGAACCCAAAACATGTCCACCATTAAAGTAAAGGGCGACAATTTCGTTTCCTTTATCGTGGGTGATGGAATATAGCCTATTGTAGTTCCCTTGATCAAGTCGTTTGACCTCCATGATGTTAGTTCATAGGATCATGCTGGATTTGATCACGATTTCCCCTTGATTTAAGCTCAGTGTTAGCACCAATTCCCGCCCGCATGATACGAGTCATTTGGGCTTCTATTGCATCAAGGGGGGTTGGTATTTGTAGGGATTGTGCTCGATGTCGTCGTTATAGGGATAATGTCGATGACATTGGTAAGTTGTTTGTCCATGGTCATGCGTTTCAGGGCTTCGGGCCTTATGAGCCACGACCGAGGGTATTAAAAGTTAATAACAGATAAATGATACATTAATAAGATTCATGATCAACGCTGATTAAGATGGATGATGATTTATGGTTAACACTTACAATTACTCATTTCACACTAAAACTTACAATACACAAAAGCAGCAGCTCTATTTGGAACTACCTTGAATTAAGTCTTAGGTATAGAAACTGAAGATGCAAGTGTAACTAAACAATACGCGTAAAGAGAGACACCTTTATGCGAGTGAGATATTCTCAATCCTCTCAATGAAGCCAAGCATCAATTCCACTCCTTTGTCATCTGCACAAAAGGTTACCGAGAGATGCCAGAATTAGAGTTCAGATTATGATTAATAACAACATGATAGAAGACCAAATCATGAATAATACTACTAATCACCTAATCTCGGTATACGGTGACCTTTAGAATGATAAATCACAACTGGGTTCACAAATGATTCAAGCAGAGCAATCCCCTCTGATTTCAAGAAATCATGCTCACCTGCACTGCCCATACTTCATGAGTTCATGTATCAATCATAAACCATATTTTGTGTTAGGAAACTGGAAAACAAAAGAGCAAGTGAATTTGTACCTATGAAGTGGAGAGATGGACACTCAATGGGAGATGAAAATGCAGTGGCAGCCATGTCAGGTAGTCCGAACTTAGACCCTCCAAATTGAGCCCCTGATATTATAATTACAAACTTTATCTTTGCAACCTTAGTAAGAGCCACCCCATTTAATTGCATTCCAGGCAAGGCAGCTGATATGTGTGCCCCCTAAAATTCAACACCAGCAAAGTCAAAAAAGAATAATGGATTTTGTGGAGCTGGTAGGGGCTCAATTTCTTAGCTACAATTCTCCCTCAAAACTATGTTAGATCATGtcttaaaatgtgttattgagtattttgtaaaaaaaaaaaattcaaaatcctaaaccctaaacacttaaACCTaatctttttttggtaaccaagtATTCCCAGCCCAACATACGCAAACCAGCTCTAAGTTCAAGTCGCCAATccaaccctaaacactaaaaccTATTCCCTAAACCCTTCTATCATAAATCCTAAACTATAAACCCTAATTCTTAACTCCCAACTCCTAATATAtgccattttcaaaaaaaaaaaaaaaacataaacaaaaacaaaacgtAGTTTTGGGTGAAATTTTGTGATACTTAGTTTGAGACAGAATTAATTAGTCATAAAGTCATACCCGAGAGAAGCCTAATAACCCATCAAATGGTCCATGATTCATCATGTAATCCTCAATGTACGCAACACATCCTTCAAAATTCCGAAACTCCGTGTAATCCTGCAATGAAAACCCCAATTTATGAAGAGGGCCAGATTGACGTGATAACAAAATCTCTCTTGAGGATTAAAGGGTTAACCTGACCTCATTAGATTGGAACCACTCGAAGTAAGGAGGATCAAAGATCCCTTCAACGTTGGACTTCCCTTCAGCAGCGAATGGAGCGTCAAGGAAAACAAGGTCCAGGCTTTCGAGCACTGGTTCGGGCCATACCGAGACCTGTTTTCGGAGAATCTCCGCACTCGTCCTGAACCCGTGAAGACAAAGAATTCTGGGTTT contains these protein-coding regions:
- the LOC119998867 gene encoding esterase CG5412-like; the protein is MENENHVTRKPRILCLHGFRTSAEILRKQVSVWPEPVLESLDLVFLDAPFAAEGKSNVEGIFDPPYFEWFQSNEDYTEFRNFEGCVAYIEDYMMNHGPFDGLLGFSRGAHISAALPGMQLNGVALTKVAKIKFVIIISGAQFGGSKFGLPDMAATAFSSPIECPSLHFIGEHDFLKSEGIALLESFVNPVVIYHSKGHRIPRLDDKGVELMLGFIERIENISLA